A window of the Cellvibrio sp. pealriver genome harbors these coding sequences:
- a CDS encoding ATP-binding protein: MYLKKFIYVNWGNVPNTEFEFGPINLFSGGNGSGKTTAADAIQTVMTAAHDNLFHFNPGQDESSQRGRGGKLVRTLASYVLGCDDGAYARPQGCDGYLAAVFYPTQGENSEPFTALIGMRAFLETAGQGASLQKVARLDDTQFYILSDVALSLNDLLKEEKTHKYVVPLDKLYAGLRRQYGQQQVEKYDKKKTYLCRLYGILRGKKDAVSEREAMNAARAFSRFMAYKPIKGIDEFVANEILEYRDLGEAIRTVSTMLKRIHTMEADARTLRQGIERMAQGREQADKFIANWLEQQVLQYSLAKRRYSDSQKLYLEAKHKQQLLRETSAAHQQTLAACEAQRDEINQLILAATARRLGVPALRDKDQLEQEKHNQETLLQSLVPELRKQHQQMLVNLDAVQQFSDALRQTSIAVEVPLLKDAGLAALVKDVCAETESLDIHQLLNRDLIDVSPLEPQLKKVIAIQKNHNAFIANLFDVDTSAMRINLRDQLAQERDKRKTQTERLQKQTETKRREIQTLESHQVSYPGFVRAALDAIAAQCPKADARVLCDYVEVIDREWQAAIEGYIGAARFGIIVEPAYEAEAIAIVRNMAGQGNRARIIQGEKARKDLDKSGEVASNSIIHVMNFSHATAEAYIKASYGNVQRVDNAQELKNTRRGITKDAMGSGNYAMFRCDMADSELVFGQGARERALDAKRNEFHHQVSEWQAATKFAEEAQALLIALDKLKPLQYADVLQSMFATQNKIQAIDSKLQQLDLTDTKALESELEQLQIRLQTQNQEYARLNNAQVDCRAELKLADNLCQKLDIEQEKTLEQADICEANVQAIVAYWPEFDADARLLSADESVLMHGTAYYEAQLAGVNAELKTILHRLQQAAMVHNQFCSTSDSILVDLDYTDDLGSDNFRAICDMRRQFDALYNRDKNHILAQRHQEIESLRESFNNAFVTNLCHSIYQAINDGKKILEDLNKELEHHRFGADRESFRFDWEWVPEFKEYWQFFKAVIDSPSLDEGETLFNMKLDDKHQRVRERLMNMLLDEDEQKALRELTRIADYRNYRRYEIFKQPEGKAPIALSQYGTGSGGQLETPAYIIRSAAITSAFRFNEGNSHLRMVLVDEAFSKMDEHRSREVINYLTESLGLQLNFIMPSSKSGPFMDLISNQFVFSKCPTAEPVGELKTRVMLDRQVCDQEKIKKLMANHRRAIRQQAALDFMAEVEAG; this comes from the coding sequence ATGTATCTGAAAAAATTTATCTACGTGAACTGGGGAAATGTTCCTAATACGGAATTTGAATTTGGCCCCATCAATTTGTTTTCGGGCGGTAATGGATCTGGAAAAACCACAGCAGCTGATGCTATCCAGACAGTGATGACGGCGGCACATGATAACCTTTTTCATTTTAACCCCGGGCAGGATGAATCCAGCCAGCGTGGGCGCGGCGGAAAGCTCGTCCGTACACTCGCTTCTTATGTATTGGGTTGTGATGATGGTGCGTACGCGCGGCCACAGGGTTGTGATGGCTACCTGGCAGCGGTTTTTTATCCTACTCAAGGTGAAAACAGTGAGCCATTTACCGCATTGATTGGCATGCGTGCATTTTTGGAAACGGCAGGGCAGGGCGCATCACTGCAAAAAGTGGCGCGTCTGGATGATACTCAATTCTATATTTTGAGTGATGTCGCGCTCAGCCTTAATGATCTTCTGAAAGAAGAAAAAACGCATAAATATGTAGTGCCGCTTGATAAGCTTTATGCAGGGTTGCGTCGTCAATACGGACAACAACAAGTCGAAAAATACGATAAGAAAAAAACTTACTTATGCCGTCTATACGGCATTCTGCGTGGAAAAAAAGATGCCGTATCCGAGCGTGAAGCCATGAATGCGGCACGTGCATTTTCCCGTTTTATGGCATACAAACCCATCAAAGGAATTGATGAATTTGTGGCCAATGAAATACTTGAGTACCGCGATTTGGGAGAGGCCATCCGTACGGTGTCCACCATGCTTAAACGCATCCACACAATGGAAGCGGATGCGCGTACGTTGCGTCAGGGTATTGAGCGTATGGCGCAAGGGCGTGAGCAAGCCGATAAATTTATTGCCAATTGGCTTGAGCAACAAGTGCTGCAATATTCATTGGCGAAACGGCGTTACAGCGATTCGCAAAAACTGTATTTAGAAGCGAAACATAAACAGCAATTGCTTAGGGAAACATCAGCGGCACATCAACAGACATTAGCTGCATGCGAAGCGCAACGCGACGAGATTAATCAGCTCATTCTTGCTGCTACAGCACGTCGTTTGGGTGTACCTGCGCTGCGTGATAAAGACCAGCTGGAGCAAGAAAAACACAATCAGGAGACGCTGCTGCAATCGCTAGTTCCTGAATTGCGCAAACAACACCAACAAATGTTGGTGAATTTGGATGCGGTGCAGCAGTTTTCCGATGCTTTACGTCAGACATCCATTGCCGTTGAAGTGCCTCTATTAAAAGACGCTGGCTTGGCCGCGTTGGTTAAGGATGTTTGTGCGGAAACGGAATCGCTTGATATTCATCAGTTGTTAAATCGTGATTTGATTGATGTCAGTCCTTTAGAGCCTCAATTAAAGAAAGTAATCGCAATACAAAAAAACCATAACGCTTTTATTGCTAATTTATTTGATGTTGATACCAGTGCGATGCGTATCAACTTGCGTGACCAACTTGCACAAGAACGAGACAAACGAAAAACGCAAACAGAGCGATTACAGAAGCAAACGGAAACCAAGCGCCGTGAAATACAAACACTGGAATCACATCAGGTGAGTTACCCCGGTTTTGTGCGTGCGGCATTAGATGCGATTGCAGCGCAATGCCCTAAGGCTGATGCGCGGGTTTTGTGTGATTATGTTGAGGTGATTGATCGCGAGTGGCAGGCTGCTATTGAAGGTTATATTGGCGCGGCGCGTTTTGGCATTATTGTGGAGCCTGCGTACGAAGCAGAAGCGATTGCCATAGTGCGCAATATGGCAGGGCAGGGAAACCGTGCACGCATTATTCAAGGAGAAAAAGCGCGTAAAGATTTGGATAAGTCGGGCGAGGTTGCGTCCAACTCCATCATTCATGTGATGAATTTTTCACATGCAACTGCAGAAGCCTATATCAAAGCCAGTTACGGGAATGTACAGCGTGTTGATAATGCCCAGGAATTAAAAAATACTCGCCGTGGTATCACCAAAGATGCAATGGGTTCTGGTAATTATGCGATGTTTCGCTGTGATATGGCTGATTCTGAGTTGGTGTTTGGCCAGGGCGCGCGTGAGCGTGCGTTAGATGCCAAGCGCAATGAATTTCACCATCAGGTCAGTGAATGGCAAGCTGCTACAAAATTTGCAGAGGAAGCACAAGCACTTCTGATTGCGTTAGATAAATTAAAACCCTTGCAATATGCTGATGTTTTACAATCGATGTTTGCGACACAAAATAAAATACAAGCAATTGATTCCAAATTGCAGCAGCTGGATCTGACAGATACCAAGGCACTTGAATCGGAATTAGAACAATTACAAATACGTTTGCAAACACAGAATCAGGAATATGCACGTTTGAATAATGCGCAAGTAGATTGTCGTGCAGAATTAAAGCTTGCAGATAATCTGTGCCAAAAGCTCGATATCGAACAAGAAAAAACGCTTGAACAGGCCGATATTTGTGAGGCTAATGTACAGGCTATTGTTGCCTACTGGCCTGAGTTTGATGCCGATGCACGATTGCTCTCTGCTGATGAGTCGGTGCTCATGCACGGCACCGCTTATTACGAAGCACAATTGGCGGGTGTTAACGCAGAATTGAAAACCATATTGCATCGTCTTCAGCAGGCTGCGATGGTACACAATCAATTTTGTTCAACGAGCGATTCTATTCTGGTTGATCTTGATTACACGGATGACTTGGGTAGTGATAACTTCCGTGCAATCTGTGATATGCGTCGCCAGTTTGATGCACTTTACAATCGCGACAAAAATCATATTTTGGCACAGCGTCATCAAGAGATTGAATCCTTACGTGAAAGTTTTAATAACGCGTTTGTAACCAATTTGTGCCATTCCATTTATCAAGCGATTAACGATGGCAAAAAGATTCTTGAGGATTTGAATAAAGAGTTGGAACATCACCGATTTGGTGCTGACCGAGAGAGTTTCCGCTTTGATTGGGAGTGGGTGCCGGAATTTAAAGAATACTGGCAATTCTTTAAGGCCGTGATCGATAGCCCAAGTTTGGATGAGGGGGAAACTCTGTTCAATATGAAGCTGGATGATAAGCATCAACGCGTTCGCGAGCGTTTGATGAATATGCTGCTTGATGAAGATGAACAAAAAGCGCTGCGCGAATTAACACGTATTGCAGATTATCGCAACTATCGTCGCTATGAAATTTTCAAACAGCCTGAAGGTAAAGCACCTATTGCCTTGAGCCAATATGGCACGGGGTCGGGTGGTCAGCTGGAAACGCCTGCGTATATTATTCGCAGTGCTGCTATTACCTCAGCATTTCGTTTCAATGAAGGTAACAGCCATTTACGGATGGTGTTGGTAGATGAAGCATTTTCAAAAATGGACGAGCATCGTTCGCGCGAAGTCATCAATTATCTAACCGAAAGCTTGGGTTTGCAGTTGAACTTTATTATGCCAAGCAGTAAATCTGGCCCCTTTATGGATTTGATTTCAAACCAGTTTGTTTTCAGTAAATGCCCGACAGCAGAGCCGGTAGGTGAATTAAAAACACGTGTGATGTTAGATAGACAAGTGTGCGATCAGGAAAAAATTAAAAAGCTGATGGCTAATCATCGACGTGCGATACGCCAACAGGCGGCACTGGATTTTATGGCAGAAGTAGAAGCTGGGTAG
- a CDS encoding DUF4194 domain-containing protein: MSNPLSVLLQEQLDKHNLSLDNWRELVQRLLDYGVLCRDDSQVEAELYDRFLRIHELINDYFNLMGIRFQHDSHFRFVRILPPGARLPGMDDEADESFNTGLRSRLNQHEVALVLVLRAEYDKALREGSIDEQGCATLSLEAIALAMKSLLRRSLPENIGERRQAFKRLRQLRLINFFAEADIDSGESWIKIRPLIISLVSNEWLEQIRNHLAGNLLLVDEETDEQQDNSSPSSKKSSPHLNRSLFAAEE; the protein is encoded by the coding sequence ATGAGTAACCCATTAAGTGTATTGCTGCAAGAACAGCTGGATAAACACAATTTGAGTCTGGATAACTGGCGCGAGTTGGTTCAGCGTCTTTTGGACTATGGTGTATTGTGCCGTGATGATAGCCAAGTTGAAGCGGAATTATATGACCGGTTTTTGCGTATTCACGAATTGATCAATGATTATTTTAATTTAATGGGAATTCGCTTCCAGCATGACAGCCATTTCCGCTTTGTGCGGATTCTCCCGCCGGGGGCGCGTCTTCCGGGTATGGACGATGAAGCAGATGAATCTTTTAATACCGGTCTGCGCAGCCGATTGAATCAACACGAAGTGGCCTTAGTGTTAGTGTTGCGGGCGGAATATGACAAGGCATTACGCGAGGGCAGCATTGATGAGCAAGGTTGTGCCACCTTGTCATTGGAAGCAATTGCTTTGGCTATGAAAAGCTTATTGCGCCGTAGCTTGCCAGAAAATATCGGTGAGCGCCGTCAGGCCTTTAAACGTTTACGTCAACTGCGTTTGATCAACTTTTTTGCCGAGGCTGATATCGATTCAGGGGAAAGCTGGATCAAAATTCGCCCATTGATTATCAGCTTGGTGAGTAATGAATGGCTTGAGCAAATTCGTAATCATCTTGCCGGAAATTTGTTGCTGGTAGACGAAGAAACTGATGAACAACAAGACAATAGCTCGCCATCTTCAAAAAAATCATCTCCTCATTTAAATCGTTCGCTTTTTGCAGCGGAAGAATAA
- a CDS encoding Wadjet anti-phage system protein JetA family protein, with amino-acid sequence MFFSDSRQHFFNPLTGKYRELVAECLRLLYQRLYTDLRDYGHAMNREQLVDIFKEAIARAPILDADGDTETGESDDVTEGRFKTQRDLASFIINRLIENGWLEKQVDETSLQSSYGFSRMGRLFTQPFADNDANQFRTRNRNTRNTRNSLQAFYDQGEINDLLDAYEYSERIISDFTDVIAELEERKRQLVREVESRQLIQQASDEFFDFMETVFKPDLEVRLSADSVEKYRDQIADIITKIRRKRKYGQGDAETAAKDWRAVMEIRLRKALPQKVVPGISLLETLLQTIDSRLKNACDIMLPALRRALNTFTQRADIIIRQLSYINSRGQDDLMDIYHALGKLSGEQQDQLLLEQGESIASMNIGFVDPAQIQLRAPRTIHVVRSMLDDDKALDVEAQKDLFIQQALDKAFILQSSSLRDYVHAALVDKGHIRSSELKANSMQELLNLSHAIEVGAAANLSSRYRFEVDQEASWLQGAPLVSTNNYFTRRDEFIIRLIDDGAEHE; translated from the coding sequence ATGTTCTTTAGTGATTCCCGCCAGCATTTTTTTAATCCCCTCACTGGTAAGTACCGTGAGCTAGTCGCTGAGTGCCTGCGACTTCTTTATCAGCGTCTTTATACTGACTTGCGCGATTATGGTCATGCTATGAATCGCGAACAACTGGTTGATATTTTTAAAGAAGCCATTGCTCGTGCGCCGATCCTTGATGCTGACGGCGATACGGAAACTGGAGAAAGTGATGATGTCACTGAAGGGCGATTCAAAACCCAGCGCGACCTTGCCAGTTTTATTATCAATCGTTTAATTGAGAATGGGTGGCTGGAAAAGCAGGTTGATGAAACTAGCTTACAAAGTAGTTATGGTTTCAGTCGCATGGGGCGTTTGTTTACCCAGCCCTTTGCCGATAACGATGCTAATCAATTTCGCACGCGTAATCGCAATACCCGCAATACCCGCAATAGTTTGCAGGCATTTTATGATCAAGGAGAAATCAACGACTTGCTCGATGCCTATGAATATTCAGAGCGCATTATTAGCGATTTCACCGATGTAATTGCTGAATTGGAAGAACGCAAGCGTCAATTAGTGCGCGAGGTTGAGTCTCGCCAACTGATTCAACAGGCGAGCGACGAATTTTTTGATTTTATGGAAACTGTGTTCAAGCCCGATCTGGAAGTTCGTTTGTCAGCAGATAGTGTTGAAAAGTATCGCGATCAAATCGCGGACATCATCACTAAAATTCGCCGCAAACGTAAATACGGTCAAGGTGATGCAGAGACAGCGGCAAAAGATTGGCGTGCTGTTATGGAAATTCGTTTGCGCAAGGCTCTTCCACAAAAAGTCGTTCCTGGTATTTCCCTTTTGGAAACACTACTGCAAACGATTGATTCGCGTTTAAAAAATGCATGCGACATTATGTTGCCAGCACTGCGACGCGCCCTTAATACATTTACCCAGCGCGCCGATATCATCATTCGCCAGCTCAGTTACATTAACAGCCGAGGGCAAGATGATTTAATGGATATTTATCATGCATTAGGAAAATTAAGCGGTGAGCAACAAGATCAATTGTTGCTTGAGCAGGGCGAATCGATTGCGAGCATGAATATTGGTTTTGTTGATCCTGCACAAATTCAATTGCGTGCGCCGCGAACCATTCATGTGGTGCGCTCGATGCTGGATGATGATAAAGCCTTGGATGTTGAGGCGCAGAAAGATCTTTTTATCCAGCAGGCGTTAGATAAAGCGTTTATTTTACAGTCCAGCAGTTTGCGCGATTATGTACACGCCGCGCTTGTTGATAAAGGACATATTCGCAGTAGCGAGTTAAAAGCGAATTCTATGCAAGAACTACTAAATTTATCCCATGCGATAGAAGTGGGTGCTGCTGCGAATCTTTCGTCGCGTTATCGTTTTGAGGTTGATCAAGAGGCTTCATGGTTACAAGGGGCACCACTGGTATCGACGAATAATTATTTTACACGGCGCGATGAATTTATTATTCGCCTGATTGATGATGGTGCAGAGCATGAGTAA
- a CDS encoding DUF3012 domain-containing protein has product MLNFFRANKLIAALFICSFLVILLGVALLMYSKYQIEQQKNAEIQLQALTKIAQEAESQLMQTVANPDVPITDIIPEESVTKVEAMKNKNPEAGSADWCEVMMVKPSKEWTVDEQKTFAQHCI; this is encoded by the coding sequence ATGTTAAATTTTTTTCGTGCAAACAAGCTGATTGCAGCATTGTTCATTTGTAGTTTTCTTGTCATTCTTCTTGGTGTTGCCTTGCTAATGTATTCAAAGTATCAAATTGAGCAACAGAAGAATGCCGAGATTCAACTGCAAGCGTTAACTAAAATTGCCCAAGAGGCTGAATCACAATTAATGCAAACTGTTGCAAATCCTGATGTACCTATTACCGACATCATTCCTGAAGAATCAGTAACCAAAGTTGAAGCAATGAAAAATAAGAATCCAGAAGCAGGTTCTGCTGATTGGTGTGAAGTGATGATGGTAAAGCCATCCAAAGAGTGGACTGTTGATGAGCAAAAAACCTTTGCTCAACACTGTATTTAA
- the hemB gene encoding porphobilinogen synthase, producing MLVTPDFRFRRLRKTTALRALVRETQVSMNDFILPIFIEEGIAAPVAIKSMPGVYRYPESHLAEIVTRAWSKGIKAVILFGVSTHKDYEGSDTWCEHGLLARMIRIAKQAQPDMLVISDNCFCEYTEHGHCGVVCDDDVDNDKTLMNLQKQVVMAAQAGADMIAPSGMMDGMISAIRQALDEAGYTHIPVMSYSTKFASAFYGPFRDAVDSSFKGTRNTYQMDPANGREALAESMQDEAEGADILMVKPGIAYLDVLAHIRANSARPLAVYHVSGEYAMIKAGAAAGVIDEKAIVLETMTAFKRAGADLIITYYAEQLADWLSA from the coding sequence ATGTTAGTAACACCGGATTTCCGTTTTCGCCGTTTGCGTAAAACCACTGCTTTGCGCGCGTTGGTGCGTGAAACCCAAGTGTCGATGAATGATTTTATTTTGCCTATTTTTATTGAGGAGGGAATTGCTGCGCCGGTAGCTATCAAATCGATGCCAGGTGTTTATCGCTATCCTGAATCACATTTGGCCGAGATTGTTACCCGTGCATGGAGCAAAGGCATTAAAGCGGTTATTTTATTCGGTGTATCAACCCATAAGGATTATGAGGGTTCTGATACTTGGTGTGAACACGGTTTGTTGGCACGTATGATACGCATCGCGAAACAAGCGCAACCGGATATGTTGGTGATAAGTGATAATTGTTTTTGTGAATACACCGAGCATGGGCACTGCGGTGTAGTTTGCGATGATGATGTTGATAACGATAAAACCCTCATGAATTTGCAAAAACAAGTTGTGATGGCTGCACAGGCGGGTGCTGACATGATTGCACCATCGGGCATGATGGATGGAATGATCAGCGCTATTCGCCAAGCCTTGGATGAAGCGGGTTATACGCACATACCTGTTATGTCTTACTCTACTAAATTTGCGTCAGCTTTTTACGGGCCATTCAGGGATGCGGTCGATAGCAGTTTCAAAGGGACACGCAACACCTATCAAATGGATCCTGCTAATGGGCGCGAAGCGCTTGCGGAATCCATGCAAGATGAAGCCGAGGGCGCGGATATTTTAATGGTTAAGCCCGGTATCGCCTATTTGGATGTGCTTGCCCATATCCGCGCAAATTCTGCGCGGCCATTGGCGGTTTATCATGTAAGTGGCGAATACGCCATGATCAAGGCTGGCGCTGCAGCAGGTGTGATTGATGAAAAAGCGATTGTGCTTGAAACAATGACGGCATTTAAGCGTGCGGGTGCAGATTTGATCATTACCTATTACGCTGAACAGTTGGCTGATTGGTTATCGGCATAG